In Campylobacter concisus, a single window of DNA contains:
- the mnmH gene encoding tRNA 2-selenouridine(34) synthase MnmH, which translates to MPLSELDVEQWLEKRSSFEILIDARSPHEFLYSHIKDAINLYALNDIEHKEVGTLYKSDRSLAKSLGAKYICKNLQNIIDEVYKRAKVGSAIGIYCAKGGLRSNSIGYVLSMIGYRVFRLSGGYKAYRNHVLEFLNRPLSIKFITLFGNTGCYKSKLIRVLNPSIDLETMANHLGSVFGAINGAQPSQKSFEDALFEKLIALKDEICFIEGESRRIGSLSLPKSLYEAMRSGINVEVSASLEKRISCIVDDYKSVDKAFFDECMKKISPFIDKKARDEAVAKFNENDIAKVAEILLTKYYDKVYKKNENINVFINSDDFGKAVKKLNDIKNEAKF; encoded by the coding sequence GTGCCATTGTCTGAGCTTGATGTAGAGCAGTGGCTAGAGAAAAGAAGCTCGTTTGAAATTTTAATAGACGCAAGATCGCCACATGAATTTTTATATTCACACATAAAAGATGCCATAAATTTATACGCTTTAAATGACATAGAACATAAAGAGGTAGGCACGCTCTATAAAAGTGACAGATCCCTAGCAAAGAGCCTTGGCGCAAAATATATCTGCAAAAATTTACAAAATATCATTGATGAGGTTTATAAAAGAGCCAAAGTTGGTTCAGCTATTGGCATCTACTGCGCTAAAGGCGGGCTTAGATCAAATTCTATTGGCTATGTGTTAAGCATGATAGGATATAGAGTTTTTAGACTTAGTGGTGGCTATAAAGCCTATAGAAATCACGTTTTAGAATTTCTAAATCGACCTTTAAGCATAAAATTTATCACTCTTTTTGGAAATACTGGCTGCTACAAAAGTAAGCTAATAAGGGTTCTAAACCCGTCAATAGACCTTGAAACTATGGCAAATCATTTAGGCTCTGTCTTTGGAGCGATAAATGGCGCGCAGCCAAGTCAAAAAAGCTTTGAAGATGCGTTATTTGAAAAGCTCATTGCGTTAAAAGATGAAATTTGCTTTATCGAGGGTGAGAGCAGAAGGATAGGCTCATTAAGCTTGCCAAAAAGTCTTTATGAGGCAATGCGTAGTGGCATAAATGTCGAAGTAAGTGCAAGTTTAGAAAAAAGAATTTCTTGTATAGTAGATGACTATAAAAGTGTGGATAAAGCCTTTTTTGACGAGTGCATGAAGAAAATTTCACCATTTATCGATAAAAAAGCTAGAGATGAAGCTGTGGCTAAATTTAATGAAAATGACATTGCTAAAGTAGCTGAAATTTTACTCACAAAATACTACGATAAAGTCTATAAGAAAAATGAAAATATTAATGTTTTTATAAATTCTGACGACTTTGGCAAGGCCGTTAAAAAGCTAAATGATATAAAAAATGAAGCAAAATTTTAG
- a CDS encoding acetate kinase — translation MKILVLNSGSSSIKFQLFDMQTKTSLASGLVEQIGSNSSRAVLKANGEIYEIKRFIKDHHDGLEAMNELFVTSHTLHDLSELDGIGHRIVHGGESFFSSMIVDESVIKKIEEISPLAPLHNPGHLAGIKNAMKESKNVPHVVVFDTVFHQSMPEYAYRYALPYDVCKTHHIRKYGFHGTSHRYVCKQAAKMLGIEFDKFNAISLHLGNGASACAVQNGKSIDTSMGLSPLEGLIMGTRSGDMDPAVVIYLLNIGVLKWNEIDNFLNKKSGLFGICGSSDMREVVAKMQNDERAKLAFEMFCYRVKKYIGSYYAILGRVDALIFTGGIGENAPNTRQKICDELKHLGIHINHDLNFQDMRDERCIDGDDAKIKTLIIPTNEELEIAIETARVIKESKAK, via the coding sequence ATGAAAATTTTGGTTTTAAACTCAGGTAGTAGTTCGATAAAATTTCAACTTTTTGATATGCAGACAAAAACGAGCCTAGCAAGCGGTCTGGTCGAACAAATCGGCAGCAATAGCTCAAGAGCGGTACTAAAAGCAAATGGCGAAATTTATGAGATAAAACGCTTTATAAAAGACCACCACGACGGACTTGAGGCGATGAACGAGCTCTTTGTCACCTCACACACTCTGCACGATCTAAGTGAGCTTGATGGCATCGGACACAGGATAGTGCACGGCGGAGAGAGCTTTTTTAGCTCAATGATCGTTGATGAGAGCGTTATTAAAAAGATAGAGGAGATAAGCCCACTTGCCCCTCTTCATAACCCAGGGCACCTTGCTGGCATTAAAAACGCAATGAAAGAGAGCAAAAATGTGCCTCACGTGGTCGTTTTTGACACTGTGTTTCATCAAAGCATGCCAGAGTATGCCTACCGCTATGCCCTACCCTACGATGTTTGCAAGACTCATCACATCAGAAAATACGGCTTTCACGGCACTTCACACAGATATGTCTGCAAGCAAGCGGCAAAAATGCTTGGCATAGAGTTTGATAAATTTAACGCTATCTCGCTTCATCTAGGCAACGGCGCCTCAGCATGTGCGGTGCAAAACGGCAAAAGTATCGATACCTCGATGGGGCTTAGCCCACTTGAAGGGCTCATAATGGGCACAAGAAGCGGCGATATGGACCCAGCTGTGGTCATCTACTTGCTAAATATCGGCGTTTTAAAGTGGAACGAGATAGATAATTTTTTAAACAAAAAAAGCGGACTTTTTGGAATTTGTGGCTCAAGCGACATGAGAGAGGTTGTGGCTAAAATGCAAAACGACGAGCGAGCAAAACTTGCATTTGAGATGTTTTGCTACCGAGTGAAAAAATATATTGGCTCATATTACGCCATTTTAGGACGCGTTGATGCACTTATATTTACTGGCGGTATCGGCGAAAATGCACCAAATACAAGGCAAAAAATTTGTGATGAACTAAAGCATCTTGGCATTCACATAAATCACGATCTAAATTTCCAAGACATGCGAGACGAGAGATGCATAGACGGGGATGACGCTAAGATAAAAACACTCATCATCCCAACAAACGAAGAGCTAGAAATCGCGATAGAAACGGCTAGAGTAATAAAAGAGAGCAAAGCCAAATAA
- a CDS encoding acetolactate synthase large subunit, with the protein MKQISGSQMISEALHEEGVEIVFGYPGGAALNIYDETYKQTYFKHVLVRHEQAAVHAADGYARVSGKVGVAFVTSGPGFTNAVTGLATAYSDSIPIVLISGQVPTFMIGTDAFQEIDAVGISRPCVKHNFLVNSVEELPRIIKEAFYIARSGRPGPVHIDIPKNITSKLGDFVYPKEISIPSYKPTYKGNSKQIKKAAVAINEAKRPLLYIGGGAIASNASEIIRKFMQKTGIPAVETLMALGVLDAKDKLNLGMAGMHGSYASNMALSECDLLISLGARFCDRITGRTDEFAKHAKIIHIDIDPSSISKIINAHYPIVGDLANVLTELYEEVNAKPENYAPWREILDRYSKLNPLGYTDSDKVLKPQWVIEETAKIAGADAIISTDVGQHQMWVAQFYPFNRARQLVTSGGLGTMGFGLPAAIGAKCAKPDNLVINFTGDGSILMNIQELMTAHEINMPVINIILNNNFLGMVRQWQTFFYEKRYSSTDLSLQPDFVKIAEGFGGVGFVCKSKDEFRKALKEAIDSKKSAMIDVRIDRFEDVLPMVPAGAAIYNMILKSKEEK; encoded by the coding sequence ATAAAACAGATTTCTGGTTCACAGATGATAAGCGAGGCCTTGCACGAAGAGGGCGTTGAGATAGTTTTTGGCTATCCTGGCGGTGCAGCTTTAAATATCTACGACGAAACATACAAGCAGACTTATTTTAAACACGTTTTGGTTCGCCACGAGCAAGCAGCCGTACATGCAGCAGACGGATATGCAAGGGTTAGCGGTAAAGTGGGTGTTGCTTTTGTTACGAGTGGCCCTGGTTTTACAAATGCAGTCACAGGCCTTGCCACAGCTTACAGCGATAGCATACCGATCGTGCTTATAAGCGGTCAGGTGCCGACATTTATGATAGGTACAGATGCATTTCAAGAGATTGATGCGGTTGGAATTTCACGCCCATGTGTCAAGCACAATTTTTTAGTAAATAGCGTCGAGGAGCTACCTCGCATCATAAAAGAGGCTTTTTATATCGCAAGATCAGGCCGCCCAGGACCAGTTCATATCGACATTCCAAAAAATATCACATCAAAGCTTGGTGATTTTGTATATCCAAAAGAAATTTCTATCCCAAGTTACAAGCCGACCTATAAGGGCAACTCAAAACAGATAAAAAAGGCAGCAGTTGCGATAAATGAAGCCAAAAGACCGCTTTTATACATAGGTGGTGGTGCGATCGCATCAAATGCTAGCGAGATCATCCGTAAATTTATGCAAAAAACAGGCATTCCAGCAGTCGAGACACTGATGGCTCTTGGCGTACTTGACGCAAAAGATAAGCTAAATTTAGGCATGGCTGGTATGCATGGTAGCTATGCTTCAAATATGGCTTTAAGCGAGTGTGACCTTTTGATCTCGCTTGGAGCTAGATTTTGTGACAGGATCACCGGCAGGACGGACGAGTTTGCCAAACATGCAAAGATTATCCACATCGATATCGATCCAAGCTCCATCTCAAAGATCATAAATGCCCACTATCCAATCGTTGGCGATCTTGCAAACGTGCTAACTGAGCTTTATGAAGAAGTCAATGCAAAGCCTGAAAACTACGCCCCTTGGAGAGAAATTTTAGATAGATATTCTAAACTAAATCCACTTGGCTACACAGATAGCGACAAGGTCTTAAAACCGCAATGGGTTATCGAAGAGACCGCAAAGATAGCAGGAGCTGATGCGATAATCTCAACAGATGTCGGACAGCACCAAATGTGGGTGGCGCAGTTTTATCCGTTTAACCGAGCAAGACAGCTTGTCACAAGTGGTGGACTTGGCACAATGGGATTTGGCCTCCCTGCAGCGATCGGCGCAAAATGCGCAAAACCAGACAATCTTGTTATAAATTTTACAGGCGATGGCTCAATACTTATGAATATCCAAGAGTTAATGACGGCTCATGAGATAAATATGCCAGTTATAAATATCATTTTAAATAACAACTTCTTAGGTATGGTTCGTCAGTGGCAGACATTTTTTTATGAAAAACGCTACTCATCAACTGATCTTAGCTTGCAGCCTGATTTTGTAAAGATCGCTGAAGGATTTGGCGGAGTTGGCTTTGTTTGCAAGAGTAAGGATGAGTTTAGAAAGGCTTTAAAAGAAGCGATCGATAGCAAAAAATCAGCGATGATCGACGTTAGGATCGACCGCTTTGAGGATGTGCTTCCTATGGTTCCAGCTGGAGCCGCGATTTATAATATGATATTAAAGAGCAAGGAAGAAAAATGA
- the flgH gene encoding flagellar basal body L-ring protein FlgH, with product MNYKKIWLVTFAGIFYTGCTPSADPHINMKPPVYVEQLPSKDSGSGQSNAGSLFGKGDNPLFSDRKAMNVNDIVTIVISENASQISSGSKSTNKDSTISLGGGVFTAGAAPLSTVAENLNKYGDIGFKAGGGNKFTGSGTSNRSEKFTATISARIIKILNNGNYFIEGSRELLINGEKQIMQVSGVIRPYDISQNNEIDSKYIADAKILYKTEGELDKSTKKPWGTRLMEAIWPF from the coding sequence ATGAACTATAAAAAGATTTGGCTCGTCACATTTGCGGGCATTTTTTACACAGGTTGCACCCCAAGTGCAGATCCTCACATCAATATGAAACCTCCAGTGTATGTCGAGCAACTCCCTTCAAAAGACAGTGGTAGCGGTCAAAGTAATGCTGGTAGCCTCTTTGGCAAGGGTGACAACCCTCTATTTTCAGATAGAAAGGCGATGAATGTAAATGACATCGTAACCATCGTCATCTCAGAAAATGCAAGTCAAATTTCAAGCGGTAGTAAAAGCACCAACAAAGATAGCACCATTTCGCTTGGTGGCGGCGTTTTCACAGCTGGAGCCGCGCCGCTCTCAACCGTGGCTGAAAATCTGAACAAATACGGCGACATCGGCTTTAAAGCAGGTGGTGGCAATAAATTTACAGGTAGTGGCACGAGCAACAGAAGCGAGAAATTTACCGCGACCATCTCAGCTAGGATCATCAAGATCCTAAATAACGGCAACTACTTCATTGAAGGTAGTCGCGAGCTACTTATAAATGGCGAAAAGCAGATCATGCAAGTAAGTGGCGTCATAAGACCTTACGACATCTCACAAAACAACGAAATCGACTCAAAATACATAGCTGACGCCAAAATTTTATATAAAACCGAGGGCGAGCTAGACAAATCTACCAAAAAGCCTTGGGGCACAAGACTTATGGAGGCTATCTGGCCATTTTAA
- the trpC gene encoding indole-3-glycerol phosphate synthase TrpC translates to MILDEIIKKTKDDLEKRKADFPEEWLGRSLAYNPYVPRDVLSALRASQNEPIKIIAEIKKASPSKGVIREDFEPIKIAQEYEEYANAFSILTEPHWFKGNIEYVTQVRRYASKPILRKDFIIDKYQILEALVYGADFILLIAKALTQNELKELLEYAHHLGLEVLVETHDVSDVKKAIFAGANIIGINHRNLDDFTMDMSLCEKLIPLLPNGKIIVAESGLYEHEQLRQLSKIGVDAFLIGEHFMRQDDIKNAVKKIKEGE, encoded by the coding sequence ATGATACTTGATGAGATAATAAAAAAGACTAAAGATGATCTTGAAAAAAGAAAAGCAGACTTCCCTGAGGAGTGGCTTGGTCGCTCACTAGCATATAACCCATATGTGCCAAGAGATGTTTTAAGTGCGCTTAGAGCAAGCCAAAACGAGCCGATAAAAATCATAGCCGAGATCAAAAAAGCTAGCCCAAGCAAGGGCGTGATAAGAGAGGACTTTGAGCCGATAAAAATAGCCCAGGAGTATGAAGAATACGCAAATGCTTTTAGTATTTTAACTGAGCCGCATTGGTTTAAAGGCAATATTGAATACGTCACCCAAGTTCGCCGCTACGCCTCAAAGCCAATCCTTAGAAAAGATTTTATTATTGATAAATATCAAATTTTAGAAGCTCTTGTTTATGGAGCGGACTTTATCCTGCTCATTGCAAAAGCATTAACTCAAAACGAGCTAAAAGAACTACTTGAGTACGCGCACCACTTGGGTCTTGAGGTATTAGTCGAGACACATGATGTGAGCGATGTGAAAAAAGCGATATTTGCAGGAGCAAATATAATAGGCATAAATCATAGAAATTTAGATGATTTTACGATGGATATGAGTCTTTGTGAGAAGCTCATACCACTTTTGCCAAATGGCAAGATAATAGTCGCTGAAAGCGGTCTTTACGAGCATGAACAGCTTAGACAGCTAAGCAAAATAGGCGTAGATGCTTTCTTGATAGGAGAGCATTTTATGAGACAAGATGATATAAAAAATGCCGTCAAAAAGATAAAGGAGGGTGAGTAA
- the lpxD gene encoding UDP-3-O-(3-hydroxymyristoyl)glucosamine N-acyltransferase has translation MKLSEIALKVNATFSGEDIEIFALNSLKNANKAELTYCDGEKNAKFIGNSNAGAILVTKALLDLVPAGMIALVCDNPHLAFALLSKDYAKPLFCEPKPSNIASSATIMPNVYIGSNVSVGENTIVMAGVFLGDNVTIGKNCIIHPNVVIYNDCVVGNECHLLANCVIGSDGFGYAHTKTGEHVKIYHNGNVVLGDFVEIGACTTVDRGVFESTMIANYTKIDNLVQIGHNCELGNGCLIVSQTGLAGSTVLGRNVVMGGQSGSTGHVSVGDFAQIAARGGVSKDLPGGKKYAGAYPIMELSDQFKLQAKILRFFKKN, from the coding sequence ATGAAACTAAGTGAAATAGCTTTAAAAGTAAACGCTACTTTTAGCGGAGAAGATATAGAAATTTTTGCCTTAAATTCTTTAAAAAATGCAAATAAAGCCGAGCTAACATACTGCGATGGCGAGAAAAATGCCAAATTTATAGGCAACTCAAATGCTGGAGCTATCTTGGTCACAAAAGCCCTTTTGGACCTGGTACCAGCTGGCATGATCGCACTTGTCTGCGACAATCCGCATCTTGCATTTGCCTTGCTTAGCAAGGACTATGCGAAGCCATTATTTTGTGAGCCAAAACCTTCAAATATTGCTTCTAGTGCTACTATCATGCCAAATGTATATATTGGCTCAAATGTGAGCGTGGGCGAAAACACGATAGTCATGGCTGGGGTATTTTTGGGCGATAATGTGACTATTGGCAAAAACTGCATCATCCATCCAAATGTTGTCATTTACAACGACTGTGTGGTGGGCAATGAGTGTCACTTGCTGGCAAATTGCGTTATAGGAAGCGACGGCTTTGGATATGCACACACAAAAACTGGCGAACATGTGAAAATTTATCACAACGGCAATGTTGTCCTAGGTGATTTTGTAGAGATCGGTGCTTGCACGACTGTAGATCGTGGTGTTTTTGAAAGCACAATGATCGCAAACTACACAAAGATAGACAACCTTGTTCAAATAGGCCACAACTGCGAGCTTGGAAACGGCTGCCTTATCGTCTCACAAACTGGCCTTGCTGGCTCAACAGTGCTAGGCAGAAACGTCGTCATGGGCGGGCAAAGTGGCTCGACTGGACATGTGAGTGTGGGTGACTTTGCGCAGATCGCAGCACGTGGTGGTGTTAGTAAAGATCTGCCTGGTGGCAAAAAATACGCTGGAGCTTATCCGATAATGGAGCTTTCAGATCAGTTTAAACTTCAAGCAAAAATTTTGAGATTTTTTAAGAAAAATTGA
- a CDS encoding hydrogenase small subunit has protein sequence MNNDLRQKINRRLSELSALPKMKNDTSIAQLLKDKGFTRRDFMKWAGAMTAFMALPSAMTPMVARAAELSDRLPVIWLHMAECTGCSEGLLRTDAPSIDSLIFDYISLEYHETIMAAAGWQAEENLEHAIEKYKGRYILLVEGGVPTGATEHFLTVGPHGTSGKTHAVNASANAAAIFAIGTCSSFGGIQAAKPNPTNSVGLSKVTDKPVINVPGCPPSEKNIVGNVLHYLLFGTLPALDVYNRPKWAYGLRIHDLCERRGHFDAGEFVQSFGDEGAKNGYCLYKVGCKGPYTFNNCSRERFNQHTSWPVQAGHGCIGCSEPDFWDTMGPFEEPMADRLFDTVLGLGADNVSDKIGIGILALAGIGMAAHAVIASMSKDKE, from the coding sequence ATGAATAATGACTTGCGTCAAAAGATAAATAGACGCTTAAGCGAACTTAGTGCATTGCCTAAGATGAAAAATGACACTAGTATTGCGCAGCTTTTAAAAGATAAGGGCTTTACTAGGCGTGATTTTATGAAGTGGGCTGGTGCGATGACAGCTTTTATGGCACTACCAAGTGCGATGACACCGATGGTTGCTCGTGCTGCTGAGCTAAGCGATAGGCTCCCTGTGATATGGCTTCACATGGCAGAATGCACTGGCTGTAGCGAGGGCTTGCTAAGAACTGACGCTCCAAGCATAGATAGCCTTATATTTGACTACATAAGCCTTGAATACCACGAAACTATCATGGCAGCTGCTGGCTGGCAGGCTGAAGAAAATTTAGAGCATGCGATAGAAAAATATAAAGGCAGATATATCCTGCTAGTTGAGGGTGGCGTGCCAACAGGAGCTACTGAGCACTTTTTAACAGTCGGACCTCACGGCACAAGTGGCAAAACTCACGCTGTAAATGCCTCTGCTAACGCGGCTGCTATCTTTGCTATTGGCACCTGTTCTAGCTTTGGCGGTATCCAAGCAGCTAAGCCAAATCCAACAAATTCAGTCGGTCTTTCAAAGGTGACTGACAAGCCAGTCATAAACGTGCCAGGCTGTCCTCCAAGCGAGAAAAACATCGTTGGCAACGTGCTTCACTACTTGCTATTTGGCACTTTGCCTGCACTTGATGTTTATAACAGACCAAAATGGGCTTATGGCTTAAGAATTCACGATCTTTGCGAGAGACGTGGCCACTTTGATGCAGGCGAGTTTGTCCAAAGCTTTGGCGACGAGGGCGCAAAAAATGGCTACTGCTTATATAAAGTAGGCTGTAAAGGTCCATATACATTTAATAACTGCTCACGCGAGAGATTTAACCAGCACACATCATGGCCAGTTCAGGCAGGTCACGGCTGTATAGGCTGCTCGGAGCCAGACTTCTGGGATACGATGGGGCCGTTTGAAGAGCCTATGGCTGATAGACTATTTGACACTGTTTTGGGGCTTGGCGCTGATAATGTAAGTGATAAAATAGGCATTGGAATTTTAGCTCTAGCAGGTATTGGCATGGCGGCTCACGCTGTTATAGCTTCTATGAGTAAAGATAAAGAATAA
- a CDS encoding HIT family protein — protein MQHLCAPWRSEYFSAKKDSCVFCDVINSDDDDKNGVLFRAKHCFGIMNLYPYSPGHFMIIPNHHTDKIEELDEQTWFEMSEFVRLGVEILKRELHAQGVNIGMNLGKAAGAGIAEHVHYHLVPRWSGDTNFITTIADVRVNGTPFHPLYQKLKKAFSAIV, from the coding sequence ATGCAGCACCTTTGTGCCCCTTGGAGAAGCGAATACTTTAGCGCTAAAAAAGATAGCTGTGTTTTTTGTGATGTTATAAACTCAGATGATGATGATAAAAATGGTGTGCTTTTTCGTGCTAAGCACTGCTTTGGGATCATGAATTTATATCCGTATTCTCCAGGGCATTTTATGATCATACCAAACCACCACACCGACAAGATCGAGGAGCTTGACGAGCAGACTTGGTTTGAGATGAGTGAATTTGTAAGGCTTGGGGTTGAAATTTTAAAGCGTGAGCTTCACGCTCAGGGCGTAAATATCGGTATGAATTTAGGTAAGGCAGCAGGCGCTGGCATAGCTGAGCACGTGCACTATCACCTTGTGCCAAGGTGGAGTGGGGATACAAATTTCATCACGACGATCGCTGATGTGAGAGTAAATGGCACGCCGTTTCATCCGCTTTATCAAAAGCTAAAAAAGGCTTTTAGTGCCATTGTCTGA
- the pta gene encoding phosphate acetyltransferase, with the protein MKSCYIFSDKNLAYLQEIIATKFKKVEIFKITPDENDKKNLINLNEKEFFLKFIDKFEELKAKSDFVIVVGCEGFSVFGKSELNLKLARNLNTPVFDENANELRALNLNSKLLITDNFDEILSYNAEIITPFKFQSLLLKRAKAANKTVVLPESDDERILKAAHIVLEKGAAKVILLGLESEISKKAATFGLNLSKAKVLNPAQNELTDEFSKKIYELRKHKGVDEAKANALAKDKIYFATMLIHEGIADALVSGATMSTADTIRPALQIIKTKPNVSVVSGAFFMALEEEILLFADCAVTPNPSSDELASITLSSAQTASAFGLNPKIAMLSYSTADSGSGADVEFVKEAAKKASELDANLKIAAPIQFDAAVDLSVASKKMPNSDVAGQANVFIFPNLNCGNICYKAVQRSANALAVGPILQGLKKPVNDLSRGCLVEDVVNTILISAIQAGE; encoded by the coding sequence ATGAAAAGTTGTTACATTTTTTCAGACAAAAATCTAGCATATTTGCAGGAAATTATAGCTACAAAATTCAAAAAAGTTGAGATCTTTAAGATAACTCCAGACGAAAACGACAAAAAAAATCTAATAAATTTAAATGAAAAGGAGTTTTTTTTAAAATTTATAGATAAATTTGAAGAGTTAAAGGCCAAGAGCGACTTTGTCATAGTCGTTGGTTGTGAGGGCTTTAGCGTCTTTGGCAAGAGCGAGCTAAATTTAAAGCTAGCTAGAAATTTAAACACTCCAGTCTTTGATGAAAATGCAAACGAGCTAAGGGCGCTAAATTTAAACTCAAAGCTTCTAATAACCGATAATTTTGATGAAATTTTAAGCTACAACGCCGAGATCATCACGCCATTTAAATTTCAAAGCCTGCTTCTAAAAAGAGCCAAAGCGGCAAACAAAACAGTCGTTTTGCCAGAGAGTGATGATGAGAGAATTTTAAAAGCAGCCCACATCGTGTTAGAAAAAGGTGCGGCAAAGGTGATCTTGCTAGGGCTTGAGAGCGAAATTTCTAAAAAGGCAGCCACTTTTGGGCTAAATTTAAGCAAAGCAAAGGTACTAAATCCAGCGCAAAACGAGCTAACAGATGAATTTTCAAAGAAAATTTATGAGCTAAGAAAACATAAAGGCGTTGATGAAGCCAAAGCAAATGCGCTTGCAAAAGATAAAATTTACTTTGCCACGATGCTAATACATGAAGGCATAGCAGACGCACTTGTAAGTGGCGCTACGATGAGCACGGCTGATACTATCCGCCCAGCCCTTCAGATCATAAAAACAAAGCCAAATGTAAGTGTGGTAAGCGGGGCATTTTTCATGGCGCTTGAAGAGGAAATTTTACTCTTTGCAGACTGCGCCGTCACACCAAATCCAAGCAGCGATGAACTAGCTAGCATCACGCTAAGTAGCGCTCAAACGGCAAGTGCCTTTGGGCTTAACCCAAAGATCGCCATGTTAAGCTACTCAACAGCTGATAGTGGTAGCGGGGCTGATGTGGAGTTTGTAAAAGAGGCTGCCAAAAAGGCGAGCGAGCTTGATGCGAATTTAAAGATCGCAGCGCCAATTCAGTTTGACGCGGCAGTTGATCTAAGCGTTGCTAGTAAAAAGATGCCAAATTCCGATGTCGCAGGACAGGCAAATGTATTTATATTTCCAAATTTAAACTGCGGAAACATCTGCTACAAGGCAGTTCAGCGAAGCGCAAACGCCCTAGCTGTGGGCCCGATACTTCAAGGATTAAAAAAGCCAGTTAACGACCTAAGTCGCGGCTGCCTCGTTGAAGACGTGGTAAATACTATCTTAATCAGTGCTATACAAGCAGGAGAATAA
- the ilvN gene encoding acetolactate synthase small subunit: protein MRRTISVIVLNEHGVLARISGLFAGRGYNIDTLTVAPIPESNFSRLSIVTSGDERVLEQIVKQLHKLIPTYKVIESGEFVEKEMALVKIPLGENFAGLEAILKAYNGIVTNTNENYIVVMVADDASRIESFLKSIKKFNPVDVVRGGSVIMDI, encoded by the coding sequence ATCAGAAGAACGATTTCGGTTATAGTTTTAAATGAACACGGCGTTTTGGCTAGAATTTCTGGGCTTTTTGCGGGCAGGGGTTACAACATCGACACGCTTACAGTTGCTCCAATACCTGAGAGCAACTTCTCAAGACTAAGCATCGTAACTAGTGGCGACGAGAGAGTCTTGGAGCAGATCGTAAAGCAGCTTCATAAACTCATACCAACATATAAAGTCATAGAAAGTGGTGAATTTGTCGAAAAAGAGATGGCTCTTGTGAAAATTCCGCTTGGTGAAAATTTTGCTGGCCTTGAAGCGATACTAAAGGCATACAACGGCATCGTAACAAACACAAACGAAAATTATATCGTTGTCATGGTGGCTGACGATGCGAGCAGGATAGAGAGTTTTTTAAAATCTATAAAGAAATTTAACCCAGTTGACGTCGTACGCGGCGGATCTGTGATAATGGATATATAA